The following nucleotide sequence is from Zea mays cultivar B73 chromosome 1, Zm-B73-REFERENCE-NAM-5.0, whole genome shotgun sequence.
CCTCTTCGTCCAAGCCATGGCCAGATGCTGCAGTGCGTTTGTTTGCCCGACCCCGACGagtaagagagagagagatgatgatgatgatgattgccTTCGATTGGATCGCGTCTTCTTCTTAGGCTTGGTGGTCAGCTGCGGAAAAACGAGCGAGAGCTGGGTGGATTTATAGGGTTGGATGCAAGAGCTCTGGATATACTAGTAGTTTGAGCAACTGGGACGAGCGCGGCTTCGCGGCGGGCGGGAGTTTATGGCAGTTGCAGAATCTTTTGACCGAGCTTTGGGTCCTTTGatccgccctctctctctctcctgtgCCTGCCGGTCCAAAGATGTTGACCTGGACAGACACAAATCATGGAGTGTAATTCCCCAATTCCGAAAGGAAATCGTGGATTAGCTAGGTTCGCCGTGTCGTTGAACAGGGATTTGAGCCAATACACGATGCGCTTTCAGTCAACAGTGATGTCTAGCTAGACCGGAGAGAGGACTATACATGTACAGAAAGGCGCCCAAACACTTTTTTTTTTGCCGATCGAGCTCGATTCGGTCCTCTTTTATACGGGCTCAGGGCGGACTGACACAGATAAGCGAGTCGGACACAGACAGCAAACTAAATCCGGCACGACATGTTTACCTCTAATCTCACCAAACCCGTTTTTTTTACACTAAACCGTACTTATCGATCCACTTAACCCTAAACCGTACTTATCGATCCACTTAACCCGTTTTCGGTCTACCTTTTCCGTGCTTACCGGGCCAGACCGGGCCGGCCGTTTAGGCCCACATCAGACCAGGCTCGAACAGGGAAACGAACCCACGGGCTTGAAAGTCCCGGCCCGGTTTTCTAATTGAGCCTGGCAAGCCGAGCTTAACCGGGTCCGGGGCGGGCAGAGGGGGGTGGCCCTGTCCATCTCTAGAGCTCTAGAGAGGACGACTTCTGCTCTCATGTTGTAGTGTATGGTGCTAGCGTTACAAGATTCAGGAGTGATGCGAGGGAAGGACTCGTCGCCAACTCATTAGAATATTGAGGTCTCGGTTGTGCCAATGCTACGTGGATTTAAGTGTATTTGAATGAATTAGGTTAGATTTTGACTTGCTATGTTCAGTACCACTTAATCTACATGGATTAACGGTGAAACGAATAAGCCCGGAAAGGGAAGATGTGAGGGTCCTTTGTGTTGGTTTACCTAAATTGTCTGTTATTTTTGATTAGTTCTGTTTGAGTAAACTAATCTCCGAGATCTATCGGAGATATCATCTATATCTCCACTGTAAGAATCATAGGTAGACTTTTACCGCATGATTGATTCACTGTTGCGAATGTGCAACTGCATCCATGGAGTTTTGAAGCACAATTTGTTTGATGGTCGAATAAGCAGATACTGATGCTTGGCATGTAAAAAGGATCGGTGAGCCAGGCTCCACAGAGATGCAGTTGTATGCAGGCTGCGCTTATGCAGGCACACACAATCCGAGATAATTTTTAGTTTATTTTTCTATTATATATTTTAATAAAAATTTAATCACCAGGCCTATTTTATATTTATGTTTCTAAGATTTTTTTTAACAAAACTAGATCACTCATGCTAGCTATATCGTATTTAAAGATTTATATATATGTCCTTCTCTAATACAGTCTCGGTGCAAGCAACCAAACAAAGTCTGTCGCTACTCTACACGGATATATAGCAACCAAACGTATAGTACTATGGATACGATTATACTTAAGAACTTGTTCCAATATAAATATTTGGTGGATACAAAGAAAAATTTAATATGCGTTTGTAATTTTCATAAATGTTTGGCATAGTTTAAAAATGGTATCCGGTAATTCGGTATTCCCAATTTGATATGAGGAAAAAAAATTATCAGTAATTCGACATTCGAAATAAGATGAGAGTATATAACGAAAGCAAGTGTtaattttcttttatgttttgttcatTGTGTTATGTAGTTTGTTGACCAGATCGTAGTCTTTGTCCTTAGGCCGGGGGTGCTAGCCGTCAAGGCATGATCCATGTAGCATTGGGTTTGTAGTGTTTAGTAACAGTATGTTTTTTTTTTTGAAACCCATCAGGGCATGTTCGGTTACAGCAATCCAGAGGGGGATTGGAGgagattaaatcccctcctagtAAAAAATGACTAGGCAGGGATTTAAACCTATTTATTCCCCCTctggattggtgtaaccgaacaagccctcagtGTCAAGTGACACCGCCGGTGCTAAGCTGTAGCTCAGCCCAGGCTTAGATCTGAATGTACTGGACCTAGGAACTAGGATTGACCTAGGATTCGTTATTACtcttctctctaatcactaacctTTGACAGGATCGATCGCTAGGAATTTGGTTAAACCGGTTGCGAACGTACAAAATGAGTTTGGTAATTATGATCCGGACACTTTGAAAACGGTGTTTCTGACACACTACAACGGTGTCTAATCTTCGTGAGGAAAGATGACGAAGGAAATAAAGCAGATAGTACATGATTTCTCGCGTCGACAATAACGCGCAGCAATGTTCGATTTATCGGGCTTCTTGTATAACGCAGGAGTGTCACACTCTAATCTCTAACAGACTAACACTAACGAATTAAGTAGAAATGGCGAAAGAAGAGCGAGAAGGTACGAAGAGTGACCGGAAGAAAGTAGAAACCCAGTCACCGCTAAAATCCCTGCGTCGGCTACAGGTACAGGTTGGTCCCTCCCTATCATATGCATCCTGACCTTGGCGTGTTGGCCACGTCACAGTCGGCTCGCTCGGACCGTCGACTTTTGGAGGCCTTCGTGCCCGTGCAAACGTCGCTCAAGTCCGCACGCGAAGCGTCGTTGTGCGTGCCTGCCCGTCCGCGGTTTCGCAGCGCCTGCCGCATCTGCCCACGTGGTGTATCAAGCCAAGCGCCTGCGGAAACTTGTTCTGGGCTGCTGAACTAGTTGGGCCGTGGCGAAGAAGATCTAGAGGCGTCGCGGCCCGTCAACGTAGCTCTACGGTCTGGGCTGGCCCCGACGTCCGGGTACCTATTTATTTTTCTTTTGAGTTATACAAATGCATGAATCTGTCAGGACATATAGTTCGGTTTCttttttgtttatttttgtgTGAAGCAGCACGGAACGCGACAGCATTATATATGGTCGGCCAGCCCACCTTAGCTATATCCTGGTCTGTCAGTCGGTCCTTCATCCATCCCGCCTTCCTTTGTCCGTCGCCTCTGCGCAAATGTTGCCAAAAGTACTGGTGATCGAGCCAGAGTAAAAGGGAGAGACGACCATGCATGCATAGCGCTCGACACGTCGACGGCTGCGTCCTGTAGAGATCGGCTGATCGCGACGGGCCGCCGAAGCTCCACCGGCCGTTGTCGTCGTACCTCCGACGACTCGAAACGAGGGGAGCCTCGTGCCCACTGATGATGGTGCTCGTGCTCGATCGTCCAGAGTCACCGTACCCCGCAGGAGGCTGCTGCAGTCATCTTGCCGGCCGGGCGACTACCGCCACTCTTCACTTCCAATAAGGTCCACGGGACCACGTCCACTAAGAAGCGGGGTCCACACATGAGTCATGACACGTGCCATGTCATCCACCAACCAGAGCCGGCCGCTCCCAAGTCCGGAAGTCCCCACCACACCCGGCTATAAATGAGTGGCCGCCGGCCACTCTCCTCGCACATTCCCTAGCTGCTAGCTCCACTCCCCACCAGCTCTATGCCGCAGTGTGCGCAAGCGCAAGCAAACCCAGAGCCCCACCTGCCGCTGTGCCGCCACTCCGGGTAACCGCGCGTGGGGATGAGGCAGCTGGCGCGGCGGCTCACTCGCGTCGCGGACTCCTCAGCGTCCCCGGCGGAGGAGCGGCGGGGCGTCGAGAAGGCTCCGCAAGCGGCGGCAGTGCCCGAGGGCCACGTGCCGGTGCACGTCGGGGAGCGGTCGGACGGCGAGGCGGAGCGCTTCCTCGTGCGGGCTGAGCTGCTGGGCCGCCCGGCGCTGGCCCACCTCCTGGGCCGTGCTGCCCAAGAGTACGGGTACGGCCACCAGGGCCCGCTCAGGATCCCGTGCTCCCCCGCCGCCTTCCGCCGGGCGCTCGCGGCCCTCGAGCCTTGACAGCGCCGCTGCCGCAGTGCCGCCTGCCGCCGAGCCGACGGGCAAGCTATTTGGGCTCCCTTCTTTCTACTTGTGTTGTATTTGTCACCTATAAAATACGTCCTAAACAGGAGGCGTACGTATGTATGATCAAAACAATTCAACGAACCTGGTACCTATTAGAATAATAGAAATATAGAATGAGTTATTATAATTCGTAAAAAGATAAAATACACAAACCACTTCGTTTTATAGATCATGGCCCATCTAGTTCCACGAAATTCGATGAAGTTGGTGGGCTAGATCATTAGTTACTAAAAAAACTGGAGTTTTAAACCTTTAGaagatattaaaataaatcatttCGTTATTTTTAGATTAAAACTTTTTTAAGGTttttaaattgatattataaatCACATCTCAACACCGGAGCTGAAATCTGTAGCCATCTCAAACACCACCAACTAAAGCCATATCATCACCTCAATACGTCGGGTCTAATGGAAAGCACGTTGTTGATATCTTTTTAGCCCAAACGTCAACTGTTCCTAAATCCTGCTGGTGGCGAACAAGATCTTCGAAAACTCTCTATGGAAGTGCAGATCATACGTGATAGGTCATTGGACCGTCCGCGACTCTACGCAGAGAGCTCTGTCCTTATCTATGGGCGCACAAACCGTCATGTGGAGGCGACGAACCGTCTGCAATGGCATAGAGGGCTTTATAAATCTTTTACATAATCTGAATCTCATATATTCCAAGAGGTACTCTGTCAGAGAGGCAAAATCTTGGAATCGGCTAACTATCTAAGACGTCACTAGATGATGTATAGTGGAAAAGAGGTTAAGATTGAAGTTGAGAAAGTATAAAACTAGGGCTAAATTGCTTCTATTTCCAGTGTATGAAATGAACAAAGGCAGAACAAGGTAAAAGTGTTTGAAGATTAGTTCCTTAAAATTACGGTTTCCCGGTCTTCCTTGAAATCTTGAACACCGATGTTGCGACTATTCACTGAATGCGGTCAGTTTGAAACTTATAACGGTGTTATGGTGCCATTTTGCCGCCACAGTGCATCATGTTATTACTTCAATCTTTGTGTCGTCTATTACAAAGCTACCATGCACCTCATTTGAACACGGTCTGTTACCTTTGAGACTACTACTCCATCTGCTTCAAATCCTAAGCAGTTTAGTTTTATTCTCAATCAAATTTCTCTAGCTTCTTTCATATCTATAGACAAATATGTTATTATTCACAAAAAGGCAAATTAATGTATTATCCACACATGACACATACTTTAGGTTTGATTTATTAATGTTACTGCTCAGATGTGGTAGATGTGGATCTACTCTCTAAAACTCGTTCATGGTTTTATCGGGTCTAGTAGTCTCTTTGCACGATTAACTAGACCGTTTGGCTGTCTACAGCAGAGATATGGATATGCAAAACAATGTTTCATACTATAAGACACTATTTTACATCGTAAAACAGTACATGGAATAGTAGGTGGCATAGAGACTTTGTTGAAGATGAAGTTTATAGTCTTAGACTACACCAAGCCACCTAGAGGCACTGCAACACGCGATTTATTTAGTTAGTTAGACTGTATCCAGCAGGTAGTGTAAAATAGGGGATGTCTGTGTGAATGAATATCCAAATTGTTAggataaatttaatattttaaaataataTATATGAAATTTGATGTTAATATATTCTTATGTTATGAAGCACGTTATTATAAATAGGAATAAAATTTTGTATACTTTGTTTTATACTTTTTTTGCTCCCTGCAACCAAAAAGGTGAAAAAAAATATTTGTATCCGATTTGTATCCAAaatttatatctattatttgagaagATATATCTTTACTATATTAAAACATCAGTTTCAGGAGTCGTCTCGCGTCAATATTTTTCAAAAAACCTCCTATattttttagaattaacccacactCCTATAATTTCTTCTCTATTATTATAATAGGAGAGTTATGTAAAAAATAAGTTAAAATTACGTATAAGTGAGTGTTTGAACCTTGGTTGTTGTCTTCACATTAACACCAACCTAATCAATAGAAAACATATATTTTGtgctttattaaaacaaaatttattTTATGTCATATATATAAAAACCGTAGCAATGCACAGATATATGACTAGTTATAAATTTAAGGCTTAACTTTCATGAATCTTTACAAGCTCAATACTAAAAATAAGAATATAGTTTTGCATAGCAGATTCTATATTCTTTGAATTCACAAACAAAGAAAAAAAATCCAGAAAACTGATACCAGAATAAGTATGTGTTTACATCCCAAACGTGGAACTATAAACTAAAGTTTAAAATATGGAATGAGATAGAGATTTGGTGGAGATATCCTTAAAAGTGAGTGAACCGAAATCTCTCGCTCGGCCCAGATGACCACCGAGTGACGAAACCCTTCCCTTCCTAGATCCATCACATTAATATTGACATTTCGTATAATCCTATCGCACGCACCCTGTGATCGTATGAACCTCACCGCCCCCGTTTCAAACAATTGCCACTGGGACTTAATATCGAGCCAACCGTCTAGCTCGGTTCGTTTACGAACTCAAACTGTCTCGTTTAGGTCGTGAGTCAGAGCAGAAAAAACAATATATGTATATTTAATAAGTTTTTATTTAATTTTAAGTTAATTTAACAATATAATACAATGTAATTATTTTAACAGATCATATCAATCTAACACCAAATTAACGCAACTTATCGCTTATCAGTTTATAATTCACATATATGTTCATCAGTTTAAACCACAGTTATATTTGCATAAACCAATTTAACACATAAACATAGTTTATTAATTATTAGTTTATCTTATAGGTCATATACACCACACATACATATAACACGTTCATCAATTATTACGTTAGTGATATACATACAATTTTGTTTTACTGAAATATAATAGTTTGTTTATCTCGTGAGCTAGTTCGTTAACAAACCGAGCTAACTCGTTAACGAACTAAACTAGAATATCAGTTTAGTTTGTAAAAAAATAAAATATCCTAGTCGAGTCGAGCTAATCTCGAACGGAGGAGCGGACGAACTGCCACTCCGGGCGCCCACTCCGCAGGAAGCAGGAACCGTCGAACCGACGTGAACGGAACTGGTAGGGACCCCGCAAAACAATTTCAAACCTCGCGTCGGCCGCCGAGCCCATTTCAAACCCGGACGCCCCCTCCCCAAGCGCACCGAGGAAGCAGCAAGGCCAGCGGTGGTCCCTTTCCCCTCCACTGCAGTCTCCAGAGTCTAGAGACCTCCACCGTCCACTCCAAAGACGAGCAGCGGGCAAACCCAAGCACCCGCCCAATCCGGTTCGCCTTCCTTCTCACCCCGCCCGGACTCTGCGGAGAGATCTGGCAGCGGTGGCTATGCCATTGGGCGACGACGCGGCGGCGGACTTCGCGCTGCCGGACGAGCTCCTGGCGGCGCTGCCGCGGGACCCCTACGAGCAGCTGGATCTGGCGCGCCGCATCACCGCGCTGGCGGTGGCGGGGCGGGTGTCCGGGCTGGAGCGGGAGGCGGGGCGCCTGCGCGCGGAGGCCGCGGGGAAGGACCGCGAGAGCGCCGAGCTCCGGGAGCGGGTGGCGCTGCTCGACGCCGCGCTTCAGGAGACCAACGCCAGGCTCCGCGCCGCGCTCGAGGACAATGTGGGTCGTGCCCGGCCGGAGTTCAATCTGTCTGCATTTGCGTCCGTTTGGGTTTCTGAAACTGGCGCTTGCGTTTTGGTGCAGATTAAGCTCAGCAAGGAGCGGGACTCGCTGGCGCAGACGTCCAAGAAGCTGGCACGCGACCTGCACAAGGTTTCTTTCTCGGCCTACCCTTCTCTTGTACATATCACATTTGTAGGTGTGTAGTGTTGTGTTACTGTGTAGTGTAGCTAGGATTCGAATTCCACATATGTTAGGAAAGTTTTTAGCCAGGAGATTTAGGTCTTGTTGGGTTATTTAAATTCCGTGTGGATTTGTGTGTATTGGAATGGATTGGGATGAATTTTGACTTACTATGGATTAAAACGACTCAATGTCATCTAATCCACATGGATTAATGTTGAAACAAACAAGCCCTTAAGTGGAACAATCTATTTGGACCATTTATTAGTACATTTTAAGGTCACCGTGAGTGAACTGGGTTGTCATTTCTTAGGCTGCAAGTGCCACTGGCATTCATTAGAAGTATGAATGTGCATAAATATCTTTGATTGGATCATCGTCTTGATTAATTTTATTACGTAGCCGATGAACTTCATTCATAACTAACCTTAGAAGCGATTGAGTGTGCAATAAGAGTGAAACAAATCTTGCATCATTTCTCTCCTCCCTAGTTGAAGTTTGAAGGACGGAAATAAACTTTTCTTAT
It contains:
- the LOC100281007 gene encoding SAUR14 - auxin-responsive SAUR family member, whose amino-acid sequence is MRQLARRLTRVADSSASPAEERRGVEKAPQAAAVPEGHVPVHVGERSDGEAERFLVRAELLGRPALAHLLGRAAQEYGYGHQGPLRIPCSPAAFRRALAALEP